One Candidatus Limnocylindrales bacterium genomic window, CGCACGTCCGCGTACTCCGCCGAGGCGTCCGCGAGCTGCGCGGGGGGCAGCAATGCCATGCGCGAGGCGGGACGGCTGCCGTCGGCATACGTCCACGTCGGTCGTTGTTCCACGAAAGGCAGCGCCAGGAGGTCGCCGAGCCCGAGCTCGCCGGGGTCGCGGTAGGCGGGGACGCCGATCCTTACTGCCGCCTGCGGCACGTTCAGACGGATCGTGCCGTGCAGATAGTCGGGAAAGCTGAAGATCGTCGACCAGTTCGAATCGGTCTCGTCCTCGACGATGGAATGGTGAATCCCATGCATGCGCGGCGTCGTCACCAGGCGGCACAACCGCCGTTCCAGCGACGCCGGCAGCTCCACGTTCGAGTGATGGAAGAGGATCGCCACCAGCGTGGCCGTCTGCCACGCCGACAGCGTGCGTGGGCTGGCGCCGAGAAGGAGGACCTGCCCGGCGCGCCACGGCACCGACAGGACCATTTCCGCGAAGTGGAACCGCAGCGCCGTGCTCGCATCGAGGTCGAGGTCGGCGTGGTGAGCAACGTGGAAGCGCCACAGAAATGGCACCTTGTGCGTGAGCACGTGCCAGACGTAGAGCGTGTAGTCGAGGAGCACGATG contains:
- a CDS encoding sterol desaturase family protein, whose product is MAVRASDAMRPVPGWLSGALVLGTLAALYFLEGRRPLRRRTENRSGRTGRNLAVAALSAAAIRATEKPVTDCLSRLVVQRRWGLLQKLRLPLWLEAAVGIVLLDYTLYVWHVLTHKVPFLWRFHVAHHADLDLDASTALRFHFAEMVLSVPWRAGQVLLLGASPRTLSAWQTATLVAILFHHSNVELPASLERRLCRLVTTPRMHGIHHSIVEDETDSNWSTIFSFPDYLHGTIRLNVPQAAVRIGVPAYRDPGELGLGDLLALPFVEQRPTWTYADGSRPASRMALLPPAQLADASAEYADVRPGWRQLLS